The Candidatus Pantoea soli genome window below encodes:
- a CDS encoding GNAT family N-acetyltransferase, translated as MKIRPFEEADRPFLRTLFLAARRHSWTWLDGDAWQLEDLDAVILGETVLVAELNGHRAGFAGLLENDNFLHSLYVDPAFQGQGVGRALLAAVQQRFTSTGALKCLLNNEAALAFYENQGWQREALGESEQGKYVLMHFPLTARASGK; from the coding sequence GTGAAAATTCGTCCCTTTGAGGAAGCCGATCGCCCTTTTCTGCGCACGCTGTTCCTGGCTGCGCGCCGCCACAGCTGGACATGGCTGGATGGCGATGCGTGGCAGCTGGAGGATCTGGATGCGGTCATTCTCGGCGAGACGGTGCTGGTGGCCGAGCTGAACGGCCATCGTGCGGGCTTTGCCGGCCTGCTGGAAAACGATAATTTTCTGCACAGCCTGTATGTCGACCCGGCGTTTCAGGGTCAGGGCGTCGGTCGTGCGCTGCTGGCAGCGGTACAGCAGCGTTTTACCTCTACCGGTGCGCTGAAATGCCTGCTGAACAATGAAGCCGCCCTGGCCTTTTATGAAAACCAGGGCTGGCAGCGGGAAGCGCTGGGTGAAAGCGAACAGGGAAAATATGTGCTGATGCACTTCCCGCTGACGGCGCGCGCCAGCGGGAAATAG
- the apbC gene encoding iron-sulfur cluster carrier protein ApbC: MTAQSREQHSPEALRAVVIGVLSGFEHPTLHHNLTTLKALRHVALLDETLHIELEMPFAWASAFEALKAQTSAELLRLTGARAIDWRLRHDIATLKRVKNHPGASGVKNIIAVSSGKGGVGKSSTAVNMALALVAEGARVGILDADIYGPSIPNMLGTEKQRPTSPDGTHMAPIMAHGLATNSIGYLVTDDNAMVWRGPMASKALMQLLNETLWPELDYLILDMPPGTGDIQLTLAQNVPVTGALVVTTPQDIALIDARKGIVMFEKVEVPVLGVVENMSVHICSECGHHEPIFGTGGAQQLAQDYHTRLLAQLPLHIHLREDLDDGEPTVIRRPDSEFTALYRQLAGRVAAQLYWQGEVIPGDIAFRAL, translated from the coding sequence ATGACCGCACAATCCCGCGAACAGCATTCACCTGAAGCGTTGCGCGCCGTGGTTATCGGCGTGCTGAGTGGCTTTGAACATCCGACACTGCATCACAATCTGACCACCCTGAAAGCGCTGCGCCACGTCGCGCTGCTGGATGAGACGCTGCATATTGAACTGGAGATGCCTTTTGCCTGGGCCAGCGCCTTTGAAGCGCTGAAAGCGCAGACCAGCGCCGAACTGCTGCGCCTGACCGGCGCGCGGGCTATCGACTGGCGGCTGCGCCACGACATCGCCACGCTGAAGCGCGTGAAAAACCACCCCGGCGCCAGCGGCGTGAAAAACATCATTGCGGTTAGTTCCGGCAAAGGCGGCGTGGGCAAGTCCAGCACGGCGGTCAATATGGCGCTGGCGCTGGTGGCTGAGGGTGCCCGCGTTGGCATTCTGGATGCCGACATATACGGGCCGTCGATCCCTAACATGCTGGGCACGGAAAAACAGCGCCCGACCTCACCGGACGGCACGCACATGGCGCCGATCATGGCGCATGGCCTGGCGACTAACTCGATCGGCTATCTGGTCACCGATGACAATGCGATGGTGTGGCGCGGCCCGATGGCCAGCAAGGCGCTGATGCAGCTGCTGAATGAAACCCTGTGGCCGGAACTGGACTACCTGATTCTGGATATGCCGCCGGGCACCGGCGACATTCAGCTGACGCTGGCGCAGAACGTGCCGGTCACCGGTGCGCTGGTCGTGACCACGCCGCAGGACATTGCGCTGATTGATGCGCGTAAAGGCATCGTGATGTTTGAAAAAGTCGAGGTGCCGGTGCTGGGCGTGGTGGAGAATATGAGCGTGCACATCTGCAGCGAATGCGGCCATCATGAGCCGATTTTCGGCACCGGCGGCGCGCAGCAGCTGGCGCAGGATTACCATACGCGGCTGCTGGCTCAGCTGCCGCTGCATATCCATTTGCGTGAAGATCTGGATGACGGCGAGCCAACGGTTATCCGCCGTCCGGATAGCGAATTTACCGCACTGTATCGCCAGCTGGCTGGCCGCGTGGCCGCGCAGCTTTACTGGCAGGGCGAAGTGATCCCGGGCGACATCGCTTTCCGCGCGCTGTAA